In the Podospora bellae-mahoneyi strain CBS 112042 chromosome 4, whole genome shotgun sequence genome, one interval contains:
- a CDS encoding hypothetical protein (COG:E; EggNog:ENOG503NZBB), protein MSGLYRAPKAGEDPDRPVNVVFVGAGAVGCFYASRLHHPDHNIHVSLIARSNYRALEESGVKLQTHTFGDYTFCPAAVYPSPDAASKGAVKQWDYIIVTTKALPDVSDDSALIAPLVSEGSCIVLIQNGVGVEEPYRLRFPANPIVSGVTVISAEQISPGVIRQNRWTRLHLGPYSDSANSTSNSVETGDGTTGALVPPSPTPTPDSDSDSLNETLLSVGLDHCDRLGHYWTAFGSIPDITVSSEIDLQLIRWHKLTINAAFNPSSVLSGGLGNADMVRDPELRRHLYGVMKEIWDAAPKILGRGFPGELAGPEKILKSTERNVGSKPSMLLDWEAGRRMELEVILGNPVRLGRRRGVELRRMGTLYALLRSMQMVREGRKARL, encoded by the exons ATGAGTGGGTTATATCGTGCTCCgaaggcgggggaggatcCGGATAG GCCAGTGaatgttgtttttgttggggCTGGTGCGGTTGGTTGTTTTTATGCTTCGAGGTTGCATCAT CCTGATCATAATATTCACGTGTCTCTTATCGCACGCTCAAACTACCGCGCCTTGGAGGAGTCGGGGGTCAAGCTCCAGACTCACACGTTTGGGGATTACACCTTTTGCCCTGCGGCTGTTTACCCTTCACCGGATGCTGCGTCCAAGGGAGCAGTGAAGCAGTGGGACTACATCATCGTCACGACGAAGGCCCTCCCAGATGTGTCAGACGACTCGGCTCTTATTGCCCCGTTGGTGTCGGAGGGGTCGTGTATAGTCCTCATCCAAAACGGggtcggggtggaggagccgTATCGACTGCGCTTTCCTGCCAACCCGATTGTGTCTGGGGTGACTGTCATCTCGGCGGAGCAGATCTCCCCTGGGGTGATCCGGCAGAACCGCTGGACACGCCTTCACCTTGGGCCGTACTCTGATAGTGCGAACTCGACTAGCAACAGCGTCGAAACGGGTGACGGCACAACGGGGGCTTTGGTGCCCCCTTCcccgaccccaaccccggaTTCTGACTCTGACTCTTTGAACGAGACTCTCCTCTCTGTCGGCCTGGATCACTGCGACAGGCTGGGCCACTATTGGACTGCCTTTGGCTCGATTCCTGACATTACCGTGTCGAGTGAGATCGACCTGCAACTCATCCGCTGGCACAAGCTGACTATCAACGCGGCGTTCAACCCGTCTTCTGTCTTGTCGGGCGGGTTGGGGAACGCGGATATGGTGCGGGATCCGGAGCTGAGGCGGCATTTGTACggggtgatgaaggagaTTTGGGACGCGGCGCCGAAGATacttgggagggggtttccGGGGGAGCTGGCGGGGCCGGAGAAGATATTGAAGAGCACGGAGAGGAATGTGGGGAGCAAGCCGAGCATGTTGCTTGActgggaggcggggaggcGGATGGAGCTGGAGGTTATATTGGGGAATCCGGTcaggttggggaggcggaggggggtggagttgAGAAGGATGGGGACGCTTTATGCTTTGTTGAGGAGTATGCAGAtggtgagagaggggaggaaggctaggttgtga